From a region of the Candidatus Limnocylindrales bacterium genome:
- the acnA gene encoding aconitate hydratase AcnA yields the protein MPRCIWRLEYGPARKEPPLSHHGPDPFGACATLSVGGREHTYYRLTALDERGIGRGVSTLPFSIRVLLESLLRNLDGFVITEDDVRALAGYDIENLRARELPFMPGRVVLQDFTGVPCVVDLAAMRDAMKRLGGDPSEINPPVPCDLVIDHSVQVDEFGTRQAFLYNAKLEFERNSERYRFLKWGQQSLSNFRVVPPATGIVHQVNLEYLAKCVLLSAGRLPPKTATAVDPAPVKAEEPSIAYPDSLVGTDSHTTMINGLGVVGWGVGGIEAEAVMLGQPVYMLTPEVVGFRLTGKLSEGTTATDLVLTVTEMLRALGVVEKFVEFCGPGVAGLSIPDRATIANMAPEYGATMGFFPIDQRTLDYLRFTGRDEQTVALAEAYCKENSLFWTPQMPEPRFPSVVELDLSTVQPSLAGPKRPQDRILLSAMKAQWRKDLVDTFAKKAAGESVNLNTFVGEGGQTSGAQVNPEEAAQGSESVEGVRVQLSEAAHPPDGQTEVTLADGSVVIAAITSCTNTSNPDVMLAAGLVAKKANEKGLKRKPWVKTSLAPGSKVVTEYLDRAGVTDDLEALGFHTVGYGCTTCIGNSGPLPPEIDEAIRRGNLVAASVLSGNRNFEGRVHPSVRANYLASPPLVVTYALTGTVDVDFASEPIGRGIDGQDVYLRDIWPTQEEVASARDANVTPEQFKSRYADVFSGDETWQAVPVSRSELYPWDEKSTYIQNPPFFESMTVETPGVQPVHGARVLCYFGDSVTTDHISPAGNIAENSAAGQYLLSLGVKKSDFNSYGSRRGNDRVMTRGTFANVRVRNRLAIENPGAAITVAKYREGGWTRDFTRIGADEEPWTAPITFIYDAAMSYKQQGTPLVVLAGKDYGMGSSRDWAAKGPFLLGVRAVIAQSFERIHRSNLVFMGVLPLQFEAGQSADSLGLDGTEVIDIELPDPIVPRGPVKVRARRNGHEQQFSVRCRIDTKIEIEYYRNGGILPTVIRKKLQEKGRTL from the coding sequence TTGCCGCGATGTATCTGGCGGCTGGAATATGGACCAGCACGAAAGGAGCCTCCACTGAGCCACCACGGTCCTGATCCTTTTGGCGCGTGTGCAACCCTGAGCGTCGGCGGCAGGGAACACACCTATTATCGACTGACGGCACTCGACGAACGCGGGATCGGACGCGGCGTTTCCACGCTGCCGTTCTCGATCCGCGTCCTGCTGGAGTCGCTGCTGCGCAACCTCGACGGCTTCGTCATCACCGAGGACGACGTCCGCGCCCTTGCCGGCTACGACATCGAGAACCTGCGCGCCCGCGAGCTCCCGTTCATGCCGGGGCGCGTGGTGCTGCAGGACTTCACCGGCGTGCCGTGCGTCGTCGACCTCGCCGCGATGCGGGATGCGATGAAGCGCCTGGGCGGCGATCCGAGCGAGATCAATCCGCCGGTGCCCTGCGACCTGGTCATCGACCACAGCGTCCAGGTCGACGAGTTCGGCACCAGGCAGGCGTTCCTCTACAACGCCAAGCTCGAGTTCGAGCGCAACAGCGAGCGCTACCGCTTCCTGAAGTGGGGCCAGCAGTCGCTGTCCAACTTCCGCGTGGTGCCGCCCGCCACCGGCATCGTGCATCAGGTCAACCTGGAGTACCTGGCCAAGTGCGTTCTGCTGAGCGCCGGCCGCCTTCCTCCCAAGACGGCGACCGCCGTCGATCCGGCGCCCGTCAAGGCCGAAGAGCCGTCGATCGCGTACCCGGATTCGCTGGTCGGGACCGACTCGCACACCACGATGATCAACGGTCTCGGCGTGGTGGGCTGGGGCGTGGGCGGCATCGAGGCCGAGGCGGTCATGCTCGGCCAGCCCGTTTACATGCTGACGCCCGAAGTGGTCGGCTTCCGCCTGACCGGCAAGCTGTCGGAGGGAACCACCGCCACCGATCTGGTGCTGACGGTGACCGAGATGCTGCGCGCGCTCGGCGTCGTCGAGAAGTTCGTGGAGTTCTGCGGGCCGGGCGTGGCGGGGCTGTCGATTCCCGACCGCGCCACCATCGCCAACATGGCGCCCGAATACGGCGCGACGATGGGTTTCTTTCCGATCGACCAGCGCACGCTCGACTACCTGCGCTTCACCGGACGCGACGAGCAGACCGTGGCGCTGGCCGAGGCGTACTGCAAGGAGAACTCGCTGTTCTGGACGCCGCAGATGCCCGAGCCGCGCTTCCCCTCCGTCGTCGAGCTCGACCTGTCCACGGTGCAGCCTTCGCTGGCGGGCCCCAAGCGACCGCAGGACCGCATCCTGCTCTCGGCGATGAAGGCGCAGTGGCGCAAGGATCTGGTCGACACGTTCGCGAAGAAGGCCGCCGGCGAGAGCGTCAACCTCAACACGTTCGTCGGCGAAGGCGGCCAGACCAGCGGCGCGCAGGTCAATCCCGAAGAGGCCGCGCAAGGCAGCGAGAGCGTCGAGGGCGTGCGCGTCCAGCTCTCGGAGGCCGCGCATCCACCCGACGGACAGACCGAAGTGACATTGGCGGATGGCAGCGTGGTCATCGCCGCCATCACCAGCTGCACCAACACGAGCAACCCCGACGTCATGCTCGCGGCCGGCCTGGTGGCGAAGAAGGCCAACGAGAAGGGCCTGAAGCGCAAGCCGTGGGTCAAGACCAGCCTGGCGCCCGGCTCCAAGGTGGTGACCGAATATCTCGACCGCGCCGGCGTGACCGACGACCTGGAAGCGCTCGGCTTCCACACCGTCGGCTACGGGTGCACGACGTGCATCGGCAATTCCGGACCGCTACCGCCCGAGATCGACGAGGCGATCCGGCGCGGCAACCTGGTGGCGGCCAGCGTCCTGTCGGGCAATCGCAACTTCGAAGGGCGCGTGCATCCGTCCGTGCGCGCCAACTATCTGGCCAGCCCGCCGCTGGTGGTCACCTACGCGCTGACCGGCACCGTCGACGTCGACTTTGCCTCCGAGCCCATCGGCCGCGGCATCGATGGGCAGGACGTCTACCTGCGCGACATCTGGCCGACCCAGGAAGAGGTCGCCTCCGCGCGCGACGCCAACGTCACGCCCGAGCAGTTCAAGTCCCGCTACGCCGACGTCTTCAGCGGCGACGAGACCTGGCAGGCCGTGCCCGTCAGCCGCAGCGAGCTGTATCCGTGGGACGAGAAGTCCACCTACATCCAGAACCCGCCGTTCTTCGAGAGCATGACGGTGGAAACGCCTGGCGTGCAGCCGGTGCATGGCGCGCGCGTGCTGTGCTACTTCGGCGACTCCGTCACCACCGATCACATCTCGCCCGCCGGCAACATCGCCGAGAACAGCGCCGCGGGACAGTATCTGCTCTCGCTCGGCGTCAAGAAGTCGGACTTCAACTCGTATGGAAGCCGGCGGGGGAATGATCGCGTCATGACGCGCGGCACGTTCGCGAACGTGCGCGTGCGAAACCGGCTGGCGATCGAGAACCCGGGCGCCGCCATCACGGTGGCCAAATACCGCGAGGGCGGCTGGACGCGCGACTTCACCAGGATCGGCGCCGACGAGGAGCCGTGGACCGCGCCGATCACGTTCATCTACGACGCGGCCATGAGCTACAAGCAGCAGGGCACGCCGCTGGTCGTGCTGGCCGGCAAGGACTACGGCATGGGATCGAGCCGGGACTGGGCGGCCAAGGGGCCGTTCCTTCTCGGCGTGCGCGCGGTGATCGCGCAGTCCTTCGAGCGCATCCACCGCAGCAACCTCGTGTTCATGGGCGTGCTGCCGCTGCAGTTCGAGGCTGGGCAGTCGGCGGACTCGCTGGGCCTGGACGGCACCGAAGTCATCGACATCGAGCTGCCCGATCCCATCGTGCCGCGTGGCCCGGTCAAGGTGCGCGCGCGCCGCAACGGACACGAGCAGCAGTTCAGCGTGCGATGCCGCATCGATACGAAGATCGAGATCGAGTACTACCGCAACGGCGGGATCCTGCCGACGGTGATTCGCAAGAAGCTGCAGGAGAAGGGCAGGACCCTCTAG
- a CDS encoding SDR family oxidoreductase gives MATPQNQSARRDEHRGMRAGESPSDAGQVRDPAPQKEPMPPFPEQHQDKPGVEARLEPRPRYHAPHYRGSGKLQDKVALITGGDSGIGRSVAVLFAREGADVAIVYASAEAMGGSDGQGSPEQVDAEETRQAVQAEGRRAVLIPGDVSDPAFCKEAVERTVQELGKLDILVNNAAYQQNQPTLEHITDEQWDRTFKTNIYGYFYMARAAIPYLRRGSAIVNCGSITGLEGSKKLLDYSSTKGAIHAFTKSLAQNLIEKGIRVNCVAPGPVWTPLNPSDKDAKQVAHFGQDVPMKRPAQPEEIAPAFVFLSSAVDSSYITGEVLTLLGGETTAG, from the coding sequence ATGGCCACACCTCAGAACCAGTCGGCGCGGCGCGATGAGCATCGCGGCATGCGTGCTGGAGAGTCTCCATCCGACGCAGGACAGGTACGCGATCCGGCTCCGCAGAAGGAGCCGATGCCGCCGTTTCCCGAGCAGCACCAGGACAAGCCGGGCGTCGAGGCGCGGCTCGAGCCGCGGCCGCGTTATCACGCGCCGCACTACCGAGGCTCGGGGAAGCTGCAGGACAAGGTCGCCCTGATCACCGGCGGCGACTCGGGCATCGGGCGATCGGTGGCCGTGCTGTTCGCGCGCGAAGGCGCCGACGTCGCGATCGTCTACGCCTCCGCCGAGGCCATGGGCGGCAGCGACGGGCAGGGCTCGCCCGAGCAGGTCGACGCCGAGGAGACGCGTCAGGCCGTGCAGGCCGAAGGGCGGCGCGCGGTGCTGATTCCCGGCGACGTTTCCGATCCTGCGTTCTGCAAGGAAGCCGTCGAGCGCACGGTGCAGGAGCTGGGCAAGCTCGACATCCTGGTCAACAACGCCGCCTACCAGCAGAACCAGCCCACGCTCGAGCACATCACCGACGAGCAGTGGGACCGCACGTTCAAGACCAACATCTACGGCTACTTCTACATGGCGCGCGCGGCGATCCCGTATCTTCGCCGCGGCAGCGCCATCGTCAATTGCGGCTCGATCACCGGTTTGGAAGGAAGCAAGAAGCTGCTCGACTACTCCTCGACCAAAGGCGCGATCCACGCCTTCACGAAGTCGCTGGCGCAGAACCTCATCGAGAAGGGCATTCGCGTAAATTGCGTTGCGCCGGGGCCGGTCTGGACGCCGCTGAATCCGTCCGACAAGGACGCCAAGCAGGTTGCGCATTTCGGCCAGGACGTGCCGATGAAACGGCCGGCGCAGCCCGAGGAGATCGCGCCGGCGTTCGTCTTCCTGAGCTCCGCCGTCGACTCCAGCTACATCACCGGAGAGGTCCTCACGCTGCTCGGTGGCGAGACAACGGCCGGCTGA
- a CDS encoding TraR/DksA C4-type zinc finger protein — MTSEHPELDRITLEELEEELLQARHDLFVEHGSGELELNSIEAEREIEWEELAQEEHAADVRTRLSEQQYSQLRQVDGALERMSRGTYGMCLDCRQPIAVERLRAQPSTPYCADCAAANEVRSQQPPQGHPQDRSQDHPQDVPEVAAETDDHVAGAPLPPELAALDDVEVAQTIREAFRNEVGDELDDVRILCRDGVVILAGEVPNESMPQIARRIVEDEVGYEVIDRLLITEFAGEPGPTTSRRRRPHQIPDGTIDKEDFESDISEDILEVEEEGLTFVPPTRPVPER; from the coding sequence ATGACTTCTGAGCATCCCGAGCTCGACCGCATCACCCTCGAAGAGCTGGAGGAAGAGCTTCTGCAGGCGCGGCACGACCTGTTCGTCGAGCACGGCAGCGGCGAGCTGGAGCTGAATTCGATCGAGGCCGAGCGCGAGATCGAATGGGAGGAGCTGGCGCAGGAGGAACATGCGGCCGACGTCCGCACGCGCCTGAGCGAGCAGCAGTACTCGCAGCTGCGTCAGGTCGACGGTGCGCTCGAGCGCATGAGCCGCGGCACCTACGGGATGTGTCTGGACTGCCGACAGCCGATCGCCGTCGAGCGACTTCGCGCGCAGCCGTCGACGCCGTATTGCGCCGACTGCGCGGCAGCCAACGAGGTTCGAAGCCAGCAGCCGCCGCAGGGGCACCCGCAGGACCGCTCGCAGGATCATCCGCAGGACGTTCCCGAAGTCGCCGCCGAAACCGACGATCACGTCGCGGGCGCTCCGCTGCCGCCGGAGCTGGCGGCGCTCGACGATGTCGAGGTCGCGCAGACGATTCGCGAGGCATTCCGCAACGAGGTCGGTGACGAGCTCGACGACGTGCGCATCCTCTGCCGCGACGGGGTCGTCATCCTGGCGGGCGAGGTGCCCAACGAATCGATGCCGCAGATCGCCAGACGCATCGTCGAAGACGAGGTGGGCTACGAGGTGATCGATCGGCTCCTCATTACCGAGTTCGCCGGCGAGCCGGGCCCGACGACGTCGCGCCGACGCCGGCCGCACCAGATCCCGGACGGCACCATCGACAAGGAAGACTTCGAAAGCGACATCTCCGAGGACATCCTGGAGGTCGAGGAAGAGGGACTCACGTTCGTCCCTCCTACGCGGCCGGTGCCCGAACGGTGA
- a CDS encoding CBS domain-containing protein, translated as MKVRDIMTTDVRACLPEEPLSAAVRIMWDCDCGIVPVVDRSGRVVGAITDRDICIACWSRDSKPSDLIISDTMTREVQCCGPDDTVSEAERAIRACQVRRLPVVDDNGHLQGIISLADITRAAERQLGGGHQAGELRPEEVVEAIAAVSRPHHGGLAAATIAASTAQARTAQQRPVE; from the coding sequence ATGAAAGTTCGCGACATCATGACGACCGACGTCCGAGCTTGTCTGCCCGAGGAGCCGCTGAGCGCGGCGGTGCGCATCATGTGGGACTGCGATTGCGGCATCGTGCCCGTGGTGGACCGCAGCGGCCGCGTCGTCGGCGCCATCACCGATCGCGACATCTGCATCGCGTGCTGGTCGCGCGATTCCAAGCCCAGCGACCTCATCATCTCCGACACCATGACGCGCGAGGTGCAGTGCTGCGGCCCCGACGACACCGTCAGCGAGGCCGAGCGGGCCATCCGCGCCTGTCAGGTGCGGCGGCTGCCGGTGGTCGACGACAACGGGCACCTGCAGGGCATCATCTCGCTGGCCGACATCACGCGCGCCGCGGAGCGCCAGCTCGGCGGTGGACATCAAGCGGGCGAGCTGCGGCCCGAGGAAGTCGTCGAGGCCATCGCGGCCGTCTCGCGCCCGCATCACGGCGGCCTTGCCGCCGCAACGATAGCGGCAAGCACGGCCCAGGCGCGCACGGCGCAGCAAAGGCCGGTGGAGTAG
- a CDS encoding SDR family oxidoreductase, translating into MSTALITGASAGIGRELALVFGENGYDLIVVARTRARLESVADEVRSRFGRRVDILCADLASPGAAAFVHEQAAALEHPVDVLVNNAGIAVPRPFVEADRADLSMMVQLNVVALTELIRAFLPDMVARGAGRILNIASIAAFQPTPMLSAYGATKAFVLSLTEGLSQELAGSGVTVTANCPGFVDTDLVRNAAHSLGTPNLVPSFLLLDPAAVAREAFDACMKGEVIRVSGWTYELLVQLGRLYPRWLVRNVAGLVARQYMSGAP; encoded by the coding sequence ATGAGCACTGCATTGATCACAGGAGCATCCGCCGGGATCGGACGCGAGCTCGCGCTCGTGTTCGGCGAGAATGGATACGACCTCATCGTGGTCGCGCGAACGCGAGCCCGGCTCGAGTCGGTTGCCGATGAGGTGCGGTCGCGGTTCGGGCGCAGGGTCGACATCCTCTGCGCGGACCTCGCATCACCCGGGGCAGCCGCATTCGTCCACGAGCAGGCGGCGGCGCTCGAGCATCCGGTCGACGTCCTCGTCAACAATGCCGGCATAGCCGTGCCGCGGCCGTTCGTCGAGGCCGACCGCGCGGACCTCTCCATGATGGTGCAGCTGAACGTGGTCGCGCTGACGGAGCTGATCCGGGCATTCCTTCCGGACATGGTCGCGCGCGGCGCCGGCCGCATCCTCAACATCGCCTCGATAGCGGCATTCCAGCCCACGCCGATGCTCAGCGCATACGGTGCGACCAAGGCCTTCGTCCTCTCGCTCACCGAAGGCCTTTCGCAGGAGCTCGCCGGCTCCGGCGTGACCGTGACCGCCAACTGTCCGGGCTTCGTCGACACCGACCTCGTCAGGAACGCGGCGCATTCGCTCGGGACCCCCAACCTCGTTCCATCTTTTCTGCTGCTCGATCCCGCGGCGGTTGCGCGCGAAGCCTTCGACGCCTGCATGAAGGGCGAAGTGATTCGCGTCAGCGGATGGACCTACGAGCTGCTCGTGCAGCTGGGGCGCCTGTACCCGCGCTGGCTCGTTCGCAACGTTGCGGGGCTGGTCGCGCGGCAGTACATGAGCGGAGCGCCCTGA
- a CDS encoding D-Ala-D-Ala carboxypeptidase family metallohydrolase — MSKGDRGILAALFAITLLTSCSSGHSARRSDPICDASPMCTAATAAAEASAADVAANDAYEAPRVVTQSDKTRAKFALRIAGVESPYRIMSAFVLPGQTLAVETADADAKSSFAANASAGSLARTGPHSWHWTAPSRPGSHRIRVTDKTAGESVEVRAFVLQPYAGEDSMGSYRIGRYEREPLKGNPAYLPPRGFVQVTAENVDAQVSPHFKLGQFLCKQQGPFPKYLALQTALLVKLERLLEEMERKGIKADTLHVMSGYRTPHYNSTIGNETSYSRHAYGDAADVFVDNDGDGNMDDINRDGRIDNADAKILYELVETVLEPGSPSHMHGGLAVYKANAAHGPFVHVDTRGSKARW; from the coding sequence ATGAGCAAGGGGGACCGGGGGATTCTGGCGGCTCTGTTCGCCATCACGCTTCTTACCAGCTGTTCGTCGGGCCACTCCGCTCGGCGGTCGGATCCGATCTGCGATGCCTCTCCCATGTGCACCGCGGCGACCGCGGCAGCCGAGGCATCGGCGGCCGACGTCGCGGCGAACGATGCCTACGAGGCGCCTCGCGTGGTGACGCAGTCCGACAAGACGCGCGCCAAGTTCGCCCTGCGCATCGCGGGCGTCGAATCGCCCTACCGCATCATGTCGGCCTTCGTTCTGCCCGGCCAGACCCTGGCCGTGGAGACGGCCGACGCCGACGCCAAATCCAGCTTCGCCGCCAACGCCAGCGCCGGCTCGCTGGCCCGCACCGGCCCTCATTCCTGGCACTGGACGGCGCCTTCGCGTCCGGGCTCGCACCGCATCCGCGTCACCGACAAGACGGCGGGGGAATCGGTCGAGGTGCGAGCTTTTGTGCTGCAGCCGTATGCGGGCGAGGACAGCATGGGCAGCTATCGGATCGGCCGCTACGAGCGCGAGCCGCTCAAGGGCAACCCGGCCTACCTCCCGCCGCGCGGCTTCGTGCAGGTGACGGCCGAGAACGTGGACGCCCAGGTGTCGCCGCACTTCAAGCTCGGCCAGTTCCTGTGCAAGCAGCAGGGCCCCTTTCCGAAGTACCTGGCCCTGCAGACGGCGCTGCTCGTCAAGCTCGAGCGCCTGCTCGAGGAGATGGAGCGCAAGGGCATCAAGGCGGACACGCTGCACGTGATGAGCGGCTACCGCACGCCTCACTACAACTCGACCATCGGCAACGAGACCAGCTACAGCCGCCACGCCTACGGCGATGCCGCCGACGTCTTCGTGGACAACGACGGCGACGGCAACATGGACGACATCAACCGCGACGGCCGCATCGACAACGCCGACGCGAAGATCCTCTACGAGCTGGTCGAGACGGTGCTCGAGCCGGGCTCTCCCTCGCACATGCATGGCGGCCTGGCCGTCTACAAGGCCAACGCCGCGCATGGGCCGTTCGTGCATGTCGATACCCGCGGCAGCAAGGCCCGCTGGTAG
- a CDS encoding LLM class F420-dependent oxidoreductase, which translates to MKYGLMFVNAGPFAHPDTFAHLVTTAEAVGIESLWTVEHVLVPRGYESTYPYSPDGRMPAPEDAPIPDPFISLAYAAALTKKIRLATGVLILPQRHPAYVAKEAASIDVLSGGRMILGIGVGWLEEEFNALGIPFEDRASRTRESVDAMRSLWSPGASSFSGKYFSWKNVESNPKPVQKDGIPIVIGGHTDLAAKRAARYGNGFFPGRGGEKGLTHLLGVMRSECERVGRDADAIEVTAAMLSPDADFVKRQEDLGVQRLILAPPAFDKEGLTQGLEAFANAFLR; encoded by the coding sequence ATGAAGTACGGTCTGATGTTCGTCAACGCCGGGCCCTTCGCCCACCCCGACACCTTCGCCCACCTCGTCACCACGGCCGAGGCCGTCGGCATCGAGTCGCTGTGGACGGTCGAACATGTGCTCGTGCCGCGCGGTTACGAGTCGACGTATCCGTACTCGCCCGACGGCAGGATGCCGGCGCCCGAGGATGCGCCGATTCCCGACCCGTTCATTTCGCTGGCCTACGCGGCGGCGCTGACGAAGAAGATCAGGCTGGCAACGGGCGTGCTCATCCTGCCACAGCGGCATCCGGCGTACGTCGCCAAGGAGGCCGCTTCCATCGACGTGCTGTCGGGCGGGCGCATGATTCTCGGCATCGGCGTCGGCTGGCTGGAAGAAGAGTTCAACGCGCTCGGCATTCCGTTCGAGGACCGCGCCAGCCGCACGCGCGAATCGGTGGACGCGATGCGCAGCCTGTGGTCGCCCGGCGCTTCGAGCTTCAGCGGCAAGTACTTCTCGTGGAAGAACGTGGAGTCGAACCCGAAGCCGGTGCAGAAGGACGGCATCCCCATCGTCATCGGCGGGCATACCGATTTGGCCGCCAAGCGCGCGGCGCGCTACGGCAACGGCTTCTTCCCCGGCCGCGGCGGCGAGAAGGGACTGACGCATCTGCTCGGCGTCATGCGCAGCGAGTGCGAGCGCGTCGGCCGCGACGCCGACGCCATCGAAGTGACGGCGGCGATGCTCTCTCCCGATGCCGACTTCGTCAAACGACAGGAAGACCTCGGCGTGCAGCGTCTGATCCTTGCCCCGCCCGCCTTCGACAAGGAAGGGCTGACGCAGGGGCTGGAGGCTTTCGCGAACGCGTTCCTGCGCTGA
- a CDS encoding amidase — protein MSELVHSSATALASAIARREVSSTELLDAYLQRIERLNPAYNIVVTLDADGARARAKAADEATARGESWGPLHGLPLTVKDTLETRGIRTTAGYPPLSDHVPTSNADVVESVVQAGAIVFGKTNAPVLAGDWQSYNPVFGVTRNPWNPERTPGGSSGGSAAAVVAGFTSFEIGSDIGGSIRVPSHWCGVLGHKPTHDIISQRGHIPGPPGALAGVDLAVMGPIARSADDLSLLLDVMARPSPQDARAWKLELPAPRHRRLSDFRIAAWLDDADYPVDPEVKAVLETAVQLLRKAGAQIDEKARPTVPLREIVDVYQQLLWPILLAGFPPEVFEEMSRLATTFPATAGDPVALMARYGTARHRDWLGANEVREHMRVAFADLFLRYDALLMPVNQVPAIPHDHSDPFIARTIQINGRTHPYTDLFAWIAPATAALLPATAVPAGRTTNGLPVGLQIVGPYLEDKTTIELARHVADVCGGFTPAPL, from the coding sequence ATGAGCGAACTCGTGCATTCGTCGGCTACCGCTCTCGCCTCCGCGATCGCGCGGCGCGAGGTATCCTCCACCGAGCTGCTCGACGCCTATCTGCAGCGCATCGAGCGGCTCAATCCGGCCTACAACATCGTCGTCACGCTCGACGCCGATGGCGCGCGCGCAAGGGCGAAGGCGGCCGACGAAGCGACTGCGCGCGGCGAGAGCTGGGGACCGCTGCACGGCCTTCCGCTCACGGTCAAGGATACGCTCGAGACCAGAGGGATCCGCACGACCGCCGGCTACCCACCGCTGTCCGACCACGTGCCCACCAGCAACGCCGACGTCGTCGAAAGCGTCGTGCAGGCGGGCGCCATCGTCTTCGGCAAGACCAATGCGCCGGTGCTGGCCGGCGACTGGCAGAGCTACAACCCCGTCTTCGGCGTCACGCGCAATCCGTGGAACCCCGAGCGCACGCCCGGCGGCTCCAGCGGCGGCAGCGCGGCCGCGGTCGTCGCGGGCTTCACCTCCTTCGAGATCGGCAGCGACATCGGAGGCTCCATTCGCGTGCCGTCGCACTGGTGCGGCGTGCTCGGGCACAAGCCCACCCACGACATCATCTCGCAGCGCGGGCACATTCCCGGCCCGCCGGGCGCGCTGGCCGGCGTCGACCTGGCGGTGATGGGACCGATCGCGCGCTCGGCCGACGACCTCTCGCTGCTGCTCGATGTCATGGCGCGTCCATCACCGCAGGACGCCAGGGCGTGGAAGCTCGAGCTGCCGGCGCCGCGACATCGCAGGCTCTCCGACTTCCGCATCGCGGCGTGGCTCGACGATGCCGACTACCCCGTCGATCCGGAGGTGAAGGCCGTGCTCGAGACGGCGGTGCAGCTGCTTCGTAAGGCGGGTGCGCAGATCGACGAGAAGGCGCGCCCGACAGTCCCGCTGCGCGAGATCGTCGACGTCTACCAGCAGCTCCTGTGGCCGATCCTGCTGGCCGGCTTCCCGCCCGAAGTGTTCGAAGAGATGTCGCGCCTGGCCACGACGTTCCCCGCCACCGCCGGCGATCCGGTGGCACTGATGGCGCGCTACGGCACGGCCCGGCATCGCGACTGGCTCGGCGCCAACGAAGTGCGCGAGCACATGCGCGTGGCCTTCGCGGATCTGTTCCTGCGCTATGACGCGCTGCTGATGCCGGTCAACCAGGTGCCGGCCATTCCCCACGATCACAGCGACCCGTTCATTGCGCGCACCATCCAGATCAACGGCCGCACGCATCCGTACACGGACCTGTTCGCCTGGATCGCACCGGCCACCGCCGCGCTGCTGCCGGCCACGGCGGTTCCCGCCGGCCGCACGACCAACGGCCTGCCGGTGGGGCTGCAGATCGTGGGCCCGTATCTGGAGGACAAGACCACGATCGAGCTCGCGCGCCACGTTGCCGACGTCTGCGGCGGCTTCACGCCGGCGCCGCTGTAG